One Nitrospira sp. SG-bin1 genomic window carries:
- a CDS encoding histidine kinase has protein sequence MATILVIDDEQSIRGLLKEVLVKAGHRVLEAEDGRKGLTLYQKEPVDLVIMDLLMPETDGLEATLQLTREYLDAKVIAITGAQGDHNFLDVAKLFGARRAFEKPFDINKLLEAVKEELAA, from the coding sequence ATGGCTACCATACTCGTTATTGATGATGAACAATCTATTCGAGGACTGCTGAAAGAGGTCCTTGTCAAGGCAGGGCACCGCGTGCTTGAAGCAGAAGACGGCCGTAAGGGACTCACGCTCTACCAGAAGGAGCCCGTCGATCTCGTGATCATGGACCTGTTGATGCCCGAAACGGACGGTCTGGAAGCGACGCTTCAGCTGACCCGCGAATATCTCGATGCCAAAGTGATCGCCATCACGGGAGCGCAAGGCGATCACAACTTCCTGGACGTCGCCAAACTGTTCGGCGCTCGGCGCGCCTTTGAAAAGCCCTTCGACATTAATAAGCTCCTAGAGGCGGTGAAGGAAGAACTCGCCGCCTAG